The following are encoded together in the Onychostoma macrolepis isolate SWU-2019 chromosome 03, ASM1243209v1, whole genome shotgun sequence genome:
- the ppap2d gene encoding phosphatidic acid phosphatase type 2D isoform X1, with translation MQKLNSVNSHAELQQRLADLDGSGDTARENGTKHIPSPAEPVDTVQCSSRKMLVGLDVLCLLVASIPFFACELKAVKPYMRGFFCGDTSITYPYIEIEAIPDSMLIAGGIIITGLTIAVGECYRVRFRSVHSRAFVRNLYVSCLYKELGSFLFGCCVGQSLTNMAKLSVGRLRPHFLSACNVTYESLNCVPGTYISNVFCGNNSKIVDEARKSFFSGHASFAMYTMLYLAFYLQARLSWRGARLLRPLLQFMLVMLAVYTGLTRISDYRHHPTDVLTGFLQGGLTAYWVAFYISSMFKTSRPDMSPTSLSLESPLSSQQTVC, from the exons ATGCAGAAGCTGAATTCGGTAAACAGTCACGCGGAGCTCCAGCAGCGGCTGGCGGATCTCGACGGATCCGGAGACACGGCGAGGGAGAACGGCACGAAACACATCCCGAGTCCCGCGGAACCTGTGGATACGGTTCAGTGCTCCAGCAGAAAGATGCTGGTCGGGCTGGACGTCCTCTGTCTGCTCGTGG CCTCCATTCCGTTCTTCGCCTGTGAGCTCAAAGCGGTGAAACCATACATGAGGGGCTTCTTCTGCGGGGACACCAGCATCACTTACCCTTACATAGAAATTGAGGCCATTCCTGACAGCATGCTTATAGCCGGGGGCATCATAATCACAGGACTTACG ATTGCTGTCGGAGAGTGTTACCGTGTACGATTCAGAAGTGTGCACTCACGGGCGTTTGTGCGCAACCTCTACGTGTCCTGTCTGTATAAGGAGCTGGGCAGCTTCCTGTTTGGCTGCTGCGTGGGGCAATCCTTGACCAACATGGCGAAGCTGAGTGTGGGCCGACTCCGTCCCCACTTCCTGTCAGCGTGCAATGTGACCTATGAATCACTCAACTGCGTACCCGGAACCTACATCTCAAATGTCTTCTGCGGCAACAATTCCAAGATAGTGGATGAGGCCAG AAAGTCCTTCTTCTCGGGCCATGCATCTTTCGCCATGTACACCATGCTTTACCTGGCA TTTTACCTGCAGGCGCGTTTGTCATGGCGAGGGGCACGGCTCCTGCGACCGTTGCTGCAGTTCATGTTGGTGATGTTAGCAGTGTACACAGGACTCACTCGCATTTCTGACTACCGCCATCACCCCACTGACGTCCTGACCGGCTTCCTGCAGGGAGGACTGACCGCATACTGGGTG GCCTTTTATATTTCGTCCATGTTTAAGACGTCTCGTCCAGACATGTCTCCAACAAGCTTGTCTCTGGAGAGTCCCCTGTCCAGCCAGCAGACCGTCTGCTAA
- the ppap2d gene encoding phosphatidic acid phosphatase type 2D isoform X2: MNEGFSGLERHQASIPFFACELKAVKPYMRGFFCGDTSITYPYIEIEAIPDSMLIAGGIIITGLTIAVGECYRVRFRSVHSRAFVRNLYVSCLYKELGSFLFGCCVGQSLTNMAKLSVGRLRPHFLSACNVTYESLNCVPGTYISNVFCGNNSKIVDEARKSFFSGHASFAMYTMLYLAFYLQARLSWRGARLLRPLLQFMLVMLAVYTGLTRISDYRHHPTDVLTGFLQGGLTAYWVAFYISSMFKTSRPDMSPTSLSLESPLSSQQTVC, encoded by the exons ATGAATGAAGGTTTttcgggtttggaacgacatcagg CCTCCATTCCGTTCTTCGCCTGTGAGCTCAAAGCGGTGAAACCATACATGAGGGGCTTCTTCTGCGGGGACACCAGCATCACTTACCCTTACATAGAAATTGAGGCCATTCCTGACAGCATGCTTATAGCCGGGGGCATCATAATCACAGGACTTACG ATTGCTGTCGGAGAGTGTTACCGTGTACGATTCAGAAGTGTGCACTCACGGGCGTTTGTGCGCAACCTCTACGTGTCCTGTCTGTATAAGGAGCTGGGCAGCTTCCTGTTTGGCTGCTGCGTGGGGCAATCCTTGACCAACATGGCGAAGCTGAGTGTGGGCCGACTCCGTCCCCACTTCCTGTCAGCGTGCAATGTGACCTATGAATCACTCAACTGCGTACCCGGAACCTACATCTCAAATGTCTTCTGCGGCAACAATTCCAAGATAGTGGATGAGGCCAG AAAGTCCTTCTTCTCGGGCCATGCATCTTTCGCCATGTACACCATGCTTTACCTGGCA TTTTACCTGCAGGCGCGTTTGTCATGGCGAGGGGCACGGCTCCTGCGACCGTTGCTGCAGTTCATGTTGGTGATGTTAGCAGTGTACACAGGACTCACTCGCATTTCTGACTACCGCCATCACCCCACTGACGTCCTGACCGGCTTCCTGCAGGGAGGACTGACCGCATACTGGGTG GCCTTTTATATTTCGTCCATGTTTAAGACGTCTCGTCCAGACATGTCTCCAACAAGCTTGTCTCTGGAGAGTCCCCTGTCCAGCCAGCAGACCGTCTGCTAA